One window from the genome of Fulvivirga lutea encodes:
- a CDS encoding T9SS type A sorting domain-containing protein: protein MKKLLIYIVLILTINKLNAQGKLMLVGGGGERDESWSWSNQPYSWAVDQSTNKKVGIISFSESSDPEWLPDYFKSLGAVDAVNFIINTTDLANSIDTYNTLMEYDVFFFKGGDQSNYYLTYQGSEVQNAILDKFNAGGVIAGTSAGMAMISNPFYSAENGTLYPDQALANVLDSKITLKNDFINLLDDYIVDTHFVERGRFPRLIAFMANWYEATNELVGGIGVDDRTAFCIDENNVGTVYGTGAVNIFSASSLNQTDGKLNEKDITVTQLLHESSYDLTAKTQLDTYTENTSPNVDSYKRSRVIISGSSNANENNSVLDILSTLEKADAIVVSEMESSIEEEYKNALESLNFEVTLIPSTVADEECGYASLRNKIRETDVFLFVGNDLEVLSQFLLDNPNGQVIADKLLADETVSFFLGDNAKVAGQKWVTNNLSDPFNSYFGDLEFKDGIGLINGLVITDAYSSSTTDFYENNTSSIFYGLAKYNLQHGILINRNSIVDIFNENDETLLTGGGNYSSIVVTNTSTSGDFANQQVNAGGNVRNVAGFDQMKVSFVHNSILKLGNSLSSDIQFTNELARPTNLTITDNVITFDYDYQNPEKFILEKKIDEGEFEILAEISGEMRSAIDTDLINNQLISYRIKAVDGSIESCYSEIVQYRVITSTDNAIQNNLVVYPNPCTTGRLKLESNSHWTYSIYDLLGNLIYSNTDIKEQVMDVSTLKSGTYLVIGRNEKIIERKKVIILND from the coding sequence ATGAAGAAGTTACTAATATACATAGTTCTTATACTCACAATCAATAAATTAAACGCTCAGGGTAAACTCATGCTTGTGGGTGGTGGTGGCGAACGAGACGAATCCTGGAGTTGGAGTAACCAACCTTACTCATGGGCAGTCGATCAGTCAACCAATAAAAAGGTAGGCATCATATCATTTTCAGAAAGCAGTGATCCGGAATGGCTGCCAGACTACTTTAAGAGTCTAGGGGCTGTTGATGCTGTTAATTTTATTATTAACACCACTGATCTGGCTAATAGCATTGACACTTACAATACCCTTATGGAATATGACGTATTCTTCTTTAAAGGTGGAGATCAGTCAAACTACTATCTCACTTACCAGGGCAGTGAAGTGCAAAATGCCATTTTAGATAAGTTTAACGCTGGTGGAGTCATTGCCGGAACTTCTGCCGGAATGGCCATGATTTCTAATCCATTTTACTCCGCAGAAAACGGTACCCTCTACCCTGACCAGGCATTAGCCAATGTTCTTGATTCTAAGATTACACTAAAAAACGATTTCATTAATTTATTGGATGATTACATCGTTGATACCCATTTCGTTGAGCGAGGCAGGTTTCCCAGACTTATAGCTTTCATGGCCAACTGGTACGAAGCTACTAATGAGTTGGTAGGTGGTATTGGCGTAGACGACAGAACTGCTTTTTGTATCGATGAAAATAATGTAGGTACTGTATACGGAACCGGTGCAGTAAATATATTTAGCGCTTCATCACTCAATCAAACAGATGGGAAATTAAATGAGAAAGACATTACAGTTACCCAACTACTGCATGAGTCTTCTTACGATCTAACAGCAAAAACACAGCTTGATACTTATACAGAAAACACCTCTCCAAATGTCGATAGTTATAAAAGATCAAGAGTAATTATTAGCGGATCCAGCAACGCTAATGAAAATAATAGTGTGCTTGATATCCTTTCTACTCTTGAAAAGGCCGATGCCATTGTAGTTTCAGAAATGGAAAGCAGTATAGAAGAAGAATATAAAAATGCTTTAGAATCATTAAATTTTGAAGTAACTCTAATTCCAAGCACCGTAGCAGATGAAGAATGTGGCTATGCCTCATTAAGAAATAAAATTAGAGAAACTGATGTATTTCTATTTGTAGGTAATGATTTGGAAGTACTTAGCCAGTTTCTGCTAGACAACCCTAATGGTCAGGTTATTGCCGACAAGTTATTGGCTGATGAAACGGTTTCTTTCTTTTTAGGTGATAATGCCAAGGTCGCTGGGCAAAAGTGGGTAACCAACAATCTATCTGACCCTTTTAACTCATATTTTGGTGATTTGGAATTTAAGGATGGTATAGGTCTAATCAATGGTTTAGTAATAACTGATGCTTACAGCAGTTCAACCACAGATTTTTACGAAAATAATACGAGTTCTATATTTTACGGATTAGCCAAATACAATCTTCAGCATGGAATATTAATTAATAGAAACTCAATCGTTGATATTTTTAACGAAAATGACGAGACATTACTAACAGGTGGTGGTAATTATTCAAGCATTGTCGTAACAAACACTTCTACAAGTGGAGATTTTGCCAATCAACAAGTAAACGCTGGAGGTAATGTAAGAAATGTTGCCGGGTTTGATCAGATGAAGGTTTCTTTCGTCCACAATTCAATATTGAAGCTGGGTAATTCATTATCATCAGACATACAATTCACAAATGAATTGGCCAGACCAACCAATTTAACTATTACTGATAATGTGATCACATTTGACTATGATTATCAAAACCCTGAAAAATTTATTCTTGAGAAAAAGATAGATGAAGGTGAGTTTGAAATACTAGCAGAAATATCGGGTGAAATGCGAAGTGCAATAGATACAGATCTTATAAACAATCAATTAATTTCTTATAGAATAAAAGCGGTTGATGGCTCCATAGAGTCATGCTATTCAGAAATAGTTCAGTATCGCGTAATAACTTCAACTGACAACGCAATACAAAATAATCTAGTAGTCTATCCTAATCCGTGCACAACCGGACGACTCAAATTAGAATCCAATTCCCATTGGACATATTCTATTTATGATTTGCTAGGTAATTTAATTTATTCCAATACAGATATTAAAGAGCAAGTAATGGATGTATCTACCTTAAAATCAGGAACTTATTTAGTTATTGGAAGAAATGAGAAAATTATTGAAAGAAAAAAAGTGATTATTTTAAACGATTGA
- a CDS encoding helix-turn-helix transcriptional regulator, with protein sequence MTVYKKLKFLRFKANFTQEYLASEIGVDYTTYGKYESGKTPIKLDQAVKIAGLYGITLDELCSITKNEKFTDSSTTQENLKLIIELDGKESSLNLLISKLKEMNKLV encoded by the coding sequence ATGACAGTTTATAAAAAACTTAAGTTTTTACGGTTTAAAGCGAACTTTACACAAGAGTATTTAGCATCAGAAATAGGTGTAGATTATACCACTTATGGTAAATATGAAAGTGGAAAAACCCCTATTAAATTAGATCAGGCTGTTAAAATTGCTGGTTTATATGGTATCACACTCGATGAACTTTGCAGTATAACCAAAAATGAAAAATTTACAGATTCCAGCACTACCCAAGAAAATTTAAAACTAATTATTGAATTAGATGGTAAAGAGTCATCATTGAATTTGCTCATTAGTAAACTTAAAGAAATGAACAAATTAGTTTAG
- a CDS encoding sensor histidine kinase has protein sequence MASFDNDELLKVFFNESPDALFLINTTDYAIEMCNDAAVQLFEMDSAESFLSKFGHDYHVDEFTPEDIALIQQALDRNQVYRNEYHYKTEKGKYFWAIFETKRVTINNKVFQYVRLIDITEERSKRDSKELELRNLIKEANHRIKNNLSSILSLIHLSIGNSDNENDTRLQELHSRISAVALLHEKLSKTADSNIKIKKYLVEIIEKALMLHPSINILKLNFEIEDLDLANEVALNLGLITSELISNTIKHAYDPENHNFIKLNLQSSQAMRKYTYTDNGLANIKQVNRGLGDEILEVLASQINGEIVSRVPVFKLKF, from the coding sequence ATGGCCAGTTTTGATAATGATGAATTGTTAAAAGTATTTTTCAATGAGTCTCCTGATGCCCTTTTTCTAATTAACACTACAGATTACGCTATCGAAATGTGTAATGACGCTGCTGTGCAGTTATTTGAAATGGATTCTGCTGAAAGCTTCCTATCGAAATTTGGTCATGATTATCATGTAGATGAATTTACGCCAGAAGACATTGCGCTTATACAACAAGCCCTGGATCGAAATCAGGTCTATCGCAATGAATATCACTATAAAACCGAAAAGGGAAAGTATTTCTGGGCGATATTTGAAACAAAAAGGGTCACAATTAATAACAAGGTATTTCAGTATGTCAGGTTAATAGATATTACAGAGGAGAGGTCAAAGAGAGATTCTAAAGAACTGGAATTGAGAAACCTTATTAAGGAGGCAAATCATCGAATAAAGAATAACTTATCATCCATATTATCTTTAATTCACTTATCTATAGGTAATTCTGATAATGAGAATGATACCAGGCTTCAAGAGTTGCATTCAAGAATATCTGCTGTTGCACTGTTGCATGAAAAGTTGAGTAAAACAGCTGATTCTAATATCAAAATAAAAAAATATTTGGTTGAAATTATTGAAAAGGCTTTAATGTTGCATCCAAGCATTAATATCTTAAAGCTTAATTTCGAAATTGAAGACCTTGATTTAGCCAATGAAGTAGCACTAAATTTAGGTTTAATTACAAGTGAATTAATTAGTAATACCATTAAGCATGCCTACGACCCTGAGAATCATAATTTTATTAAATTAAATCTCCAATCCAGCCAAGCAATGCGCAAGTACACATACACGGATAACGGACTGGCCAATATTAAACAGGTTAATAGGGGTTTAGGAGATGAAATACTCGAGGTATTAGCCTCCCAAATTAATGGTGAGATTGTTTCACGTGTGCCTGTGTTTAAACTTAAATTTTAG
- a CDS encoding DUF885 domain-containing protein yields MKKLIPLLLLLGLFSCNKENTTNQEEPATSKNEELHSLFEEISDFLSSPEDSLYYGHHVHSEWASVSESSQIKDAENIQQFITQLEAISNESLGEQDLISKKVMLIRLKDMVDAVNYKMNLIPFNAEGGFYNQMAFVIPNLPFDKTEHYIDYLGWLPNYHNRLKENIALVKKGLELGVVAPKIVVQNNIQLLQPWLDLKNNVLYQPLKKMENVVDTENAELMKSIENELIAINTTLKEFDQLMRNEYMAAAKEQPGIMFVPEGKSYYENRVKHYSTLPLTPDSVHNLGLSEVARIRSQMDKIIEELKFEGSFEDFLKFLRTDEQFYPKTPQELLNYAAWLSKKAEGQLPKLFDHLYSLPFTVEPVPMSIAPTYTTGRYVGGSWEAHKAGIYWVNTYNLPSRTLYTLPALTLHEAVPGHHLQGAIAGELDNIPEFRNNYYISAFGEGWGLYSEYLGEEMGMYETPYDLFGRYTYEMWRACRLVVDTGIHYKGWTRQQALDYMANNTALSIHEVTTEIDRYIGWPGQAISYKIGEIKIKALRKKAEDALGEDFNIREFHHVILKNGSIPLAVLEEQVDGYISRTKI; encoded by the coding sequence ATGAAAAAATTAATCCCTCTGCTTCTACTATTAGGTCTTTTCTCATGTAATAAAGAAAATACAACGAACCAAGAAGAGCCTGCGACTTCAAAAAACGAAGAATTACATTCTTTATTTGAAGAGATTAGTGATTTCCTTTCTTCACCTGAGGACAGCCTATATTATGGACATCATGTGCATTCTGAGTGGGCTTCTGTGTCTGAATCAAGCCAAATAAAAGATGCTGAGAATATTCAACAATTTATCACGCAATTGGAAGCCATTTCTAATGAGTCTCTTGGTGAACAGGACTTGATAAGTAAAAAAGTGATGCTTATTCGTTTGAAGGATATGGTTGATGCTGTCAATTATAAGATGAACCTCATCCCGTTCAATGCAGAGGGTGGTTTTTACAATCAAATGGCATTTGTAATACCCAACTTACCTTTCGATAAAACTGAACACTATATCGATTATCTAGGTTGGCTGCCTAATTATCATAACAGACTTAAAGAAAACATTGCGTTAGTAAAAAAAGGCCTGGAGCTAGGTGTGGTTGCACCCAAGATCGTTGTACAGAATAACATTCAACTACTTCAGCCTTGGCTAGACCTAAAAAATAATGTGTTATATCAGCCTCTAAAAAAAATGGAAAATGTTGTTGACACAGAGAATGCAGAATTGATGAAAAGCATTGAAAATGAACTCATAGCTATCAATACCACCTTAAAAGAGTTCGATCAATTAATGCGAAATGAATATATGGCTGCGGCAAAAGAACAACCGGGGATTATGTTCGTACCAGAAGGTAAATCTTACTACGAGAATCGTGTGAAGCACTACTCCACTTTGCCATTAACGCCAGATTCGGTACATAATCTTGGACTAAGCGAGGTGGCGCGTATCAGAAGTCAGATGGATAAAATTATTGAGGAACTAAAATTTGAAGGTTCCTTTGAAGACTTTCTAAAATTCTTGCGTACTGACGAGCAGTTTTATCCTAAAACTCCGCAAGAGCTTTTAAATTATGCAGCATGGTTAAGCAAAAAGGCAGAAGGCCAATTGCCAAAATTATTTGATCATTTATACTCTCTCCCTTTTACTGTTGAGCCAGTGCCAATGAGCATTGCCCCTACGTATACTACCGGTAGATACGTTGGAGGATCTTGGGAAGCACATAAAGCGGGTATTTATTGGGTGAATACCTACAATTTACCAAGCAGAACATTATATACTTTACCGGCATTAACATTACATGAGGCTGTACCAGGCCACCATTTGCAAGGGGCTATTGCAGGTGAGTTAGATAACATTCCTGAATTCAGAAACAACTACTATATCAGTGCGTTTGGTGAGGGTTGGGGCTTATACAGTGAATATTTAGGGGAAGAAATGGGGATGTATGAAACGCCTTACGACTTATTTGGAAGATATACCTATGAAATGTGGCGTGCGTGCCGATTAGTAGTAGATACAGGTATTCACTACAAAGGTTGGACTCGCCAACAGGCTTTAGATTATATGGCCAACAACACTGCCCTTTCAATTCACGAAGTAACTACTGAAATTGATCGATACATTGGTTGGCCAGGGCAAGCAATTAGTTATAAAATCGGTGAAATTAAGATTAAAGCACTTCGTAAAAAGGCAGAAGATGCTTTAGGAGAAGACTTTAATATTCGTGAATTTCATCACGTAATATTAAAGAATGGTTCAATCCCGTTGGCTGTTCTTGAAGAGCAAGTTGATGGTTACATCTCAAGAACTAAAATTTAA
- a CDS encoding tellurite resistance TerB family protein — MIFRRKSSKEEAKKLEESHLKNLMVLAKADGHLSEIELHLLEAIAHRIGLTKEDISTIEQQLDKIEFVLPEKYDDRLEQFEDLLTLMAIDGNIDPEEEEICRKFGKHYELMEATIEKMIDKHR, encoded by the coding sequence ATGATTTTTAGAAGAAAAAGCAGTAAAGAAGAAGCCAAAAAGCTCGAGGAAAGTCACTTGAAAAACTTAATGGTATTGGCTAAAGCAGATGGCCATTTATCAGAAATTGAGTTACATCTACTAGAAGCTATAGCACATAGAATAGGGCTGACCAAAGAAGATATAAGTACAATTGAGCAACAGTTAGATAAAATAGAATTTGTACTACCGGAAAAGTATGACGATCGGTTAGAGCAGTTTGAAGATTTACTCACTCTAATGGCTATTGATGGTAATATTGACCCAGAGGAAGAAGAGATTTGCAGAAAATTTGGTAAGCACTATGAGCTGATGGAAGCTACAATCGAAAAAATGATTGATAAACATCGCTAA
- a CDS encoding ABC transporter permease, protein MIRFFITAKRNIARNKVYAFINFTGLSIGIALTLLIFIYVREEVSYDQFHSKSERIYRLNYALPAQGMELASSPPPIAPKLPDYFNDVETTARVFGRNVSIKRDDNPEEVFEETNVFFVDTTFTDIFDLQFVAGNPESALSENQVIITEEMAEKYFGKDDPIGQTLNFANRVSFSVSGVVKRFPSNSHISFNMLLPYDNMYDLENAQAAQIMRNNLSTNFVISHSYTYALLKEGGNPQTVNDGMEQFLKDNANPNMHLGQVFTLMPLEDIHLSSTSLAEPSATNSWSNINLFIAVSVLTLLIASINYVNLATAQSFSRIKEIGIRKALGSGKAQLIRQFLSEALLFVIISILVSYLLVYFGLPILNDLTGKDFVYTEVVDSQLITITVIITALITLLAGTYPAFFVTGFNTINALKGKKIQATGGGSLLRKSLVTFQLTVASFLLVGSILIYKQLNFINNKSLGFDKDQVVMIQLFSQNLNSLFSGADSTFQMRLKTFSDKLESQSSIKATTRVSAPIGQGTVYRGVIPEGFSREDNMIMANIGGDYDFLSTFDIEVIAGRALSEEFPSDVAGAYLVNETAVKDYGWGTPEEAIGKELNIEGQQGKVIGVVKDFHFIGLTQPLTPLSIGINLQNSPLLAVKVVGDDIQSVVKNMENSWNELFPEKSFEYTFLEDGIARQYAGFNNFGDMIKYFSLIAIIISCLGLYGMILYTTQSKMKEIGIRKVLGAGVGTILKSIFKEFSILIILAFTIAIPVSYYAAVDWLNAFQYKIEIDVFTYLIGLIVILIVVGLTIGYNATKAALINPVETLRNE, encoded by the coding sequence ATGATACGCTTTTTCATTACCGCTAAAAGAAACATAGCGAGAAACAAAGTTTATGCTTTCATCAATTTCACAGGACTTTCGATTGGAATAGCACTTACACTGCTAATTTTCATTTATGTAAGAGAAGAAGTTAGTTACGATCAATTTCATTCCAAATCAGAGCGTATATACCGTTTAAATTATGCACTTCCTGCTCAGGGAATGGAATTAGCAAGCAGTCCTCCACCTATTGCTCCAAAACTTCCAGATTATTTTAATGATGTAGAGACTACTGCACGTGTTTTTGGTAGAAACGTGAGTATTAAAAGAGATGATAACCCGGAGGAAGTGTTTGAAGAAACGAATGTATTTTTTGTGGATACAACCTTTACAGACATTTTCGATTTGCAGTTTGTAGCGGGTAACCCGGAGTCGGCATTATCAGAAAATCAGGTGATTATAACGGAAGAGATGGCTGAAAAGTACTTCGGTAAAGATGATCCGATTGGGCAAACATTAAATTTTGCTAATAGAGTAAGCTTTTCAGTATCTGGGGTGGTTAAGCGTTTTCCATCCAATAGCCATATTTCATTCAACATGCTGCTGCCCTATGATAACATGTATGATCTGGAAAATGCTCAGGCAGCACAGATCATGCGCAATAACCTATCCACGAATTTTGTAATTAGCCATTCTTACACGTATGCATTATTAAAAGAAGGAGGGAACCCACAGACCGTAAATGACGGTATGGAGCAGTTTTTAAAAGATAATGCGAATCCAAACATGCATTTAGGTCAAGTTTTTACGCTGATGCCATTAGAGGATATTCATTTAAGTTCTACTTCATTAGCTGAGCCTTCAGCCACCAACTCCTGGTCGAATATCAACTTATTTATTGCCGTGAGTGTGCTTACTCTGTTAATAGCTTCAATTAACTATGTAAACCTGGCTACAGCTCAATCCTTTTCGAGGATTAAAGAAATAGGGATAAGAAAGGCGTTAGGGTCAGGTAAAGCTCAGTTGATTAGACAGTTTCTGAGTGAAGCATTATTATTTGTGATTATCTCCATATTGGTGTCCTACTTACTTGTGTATTTCGGATTGCCGATACTCAATGATCTTACAGGAAAGGATTTTGTTTATACTGAAGTTGTTGATTCACAACTTATAACCATTACAGTTATTATAACTGCTCTTATCACACTATTAGCCGGAACATATCCTGCGTTTTTTGTTACCGGATTTAATACCATTAATGCACTAAAAGGTAAAAAAATACAAGCTACAGGCGGAGGAAGCTTACTAAGAAAGTCGTTAGTTACATTTCAATTAACTGTAGCCAGCTTTCTTTTGGTTGGATCAATTTTAATCTATAAGCAACTCAATTTTATTAACAATAAATCTTTAGGTTTTGATAAAGATCAGGTGGTTATGATTCAGCTCTTCAGCCAAAACTTAAATAGCCTTTTTTCAGGTGCTGATTCCACTTTTCAAATGCGCTTGAAAACCTTTTCTGATAAGTTGGAATCACAGTCAAGCATCAAAGCAACAACTCGGGTATCCGCACCGATCGGTCAAGGAACGGTATATAGGGGGGTAATTCCGGAAGGATTTTCTCGTGAGGATAATATGATTATGGCCAATATAGGTGGTGATTATGACTTTTTAAGCACATTTGACATAGAGGTGATTGCCGGAAGAGCCTTAAGTGAAGAGTTCCCCTCGGATGTAGCAGGTGCTTATCTGGTGAATGAAACTGCGGTAAAAGATTACGGTTGGGGCACACCTGAGGAAGCGATAGGCAAAGAACTCAACATAGAAGGGCAGCAGGGTAAAGTAATTGGAGTGGTAAAGGATTTTCATTTTATTGGTTTAACACAGCCGTTAACTCCATTGTCTATTGGAATTAACTTACAAAATAGTCCGCTGCTGGCTGTAAAGGTAGTAGGTGATGATATTCAGAGTGTAGTTAAAAATATGGAGAATTCTTGGAATGAGCTGTTTCCAGAAAAATCATTTGAATACACTTTTCTAGAAGATGGCATTGCCAGGCAGTATGCTGGGTTCAATAATTTTGGGGATATGATCAAATACTTTAGCCTTATTGCCATTATCATATCGTGCTTGGGCTTATACGGAATGATCTTGTATACTACTCAAAGCAAGATGAAGGAAATCGGGATTAGAAAAGTATTGGGCGCAGGAGTAGGCACTATTCTTAAATCAATATTTAAAGAGTTTTCTATACTAATAATCCTGGCCTTTACAATTGCTATTCCTGTTTCATATTATGCAGCCGTTGATTGGTTGAATGCCTTCCAATATAAAATTGAAATTGATGTATTTACCTATCTGATTGGGCTGATTGTAATACTTATTGTAGTAGGGTTGACTATAGGGTATAATGCCACTAAAGCCGCACTAATTAACCCCGTAGAAACATTAAGAAACGAATAG
- the cysM gene encoding cysteine synthase CysM, whose amino-acid sequence MNIEQLIGNTPLVEITNIHKNDMVKIYCKLEGQNPGGSVKDRAAYGMISGALERGEIKPGDKLVEATSGNTGIALAMIANLKGVHMTLIMPDNSTKERVQSMTAYGAKVILTPAEKTIEYSRTLAEEMADSGEYHMLNQFANDDNYKMHYRTTGPEIWKDTKGHITHFVSAMGTTGTIMGVSRYLKEQNKNVQIVGTQPTEGSSIPGIRRWSPEFLPKIYEPDRVDSIVEVSTEQATNMTRRMASEEAILAGMSSGGALFAALEVAKGLSQGVIVCITCDRGDRYLSSDLFAEN is encoded by the coding sequence ATGAATATTGAGCAGCTCATTGGCAACACTCCTTTGGTGGAGATCACTAATATCCATAAAAATGATATGGTTAAGATTTACTGTAAGCTGGAAGGCCAGAACCCTGGTGGAAGTGTAAAAGACAGAGCGGCCTATGGCATGATTTCAGGGGCACTGGAAAGAGGCGAAATTAAGCCTGGAGACAAATTGGTTGAAGCAACAAGCGGAAATACAGGAATTGCTTTGGCTATGATTGCCAACCTTAAGGGTGTGCATATGACTCTAATTATGCCTGACAACTCTACCAAAGAGCGTGTTCAAAGCATGACTGCTTATGGGGCAAAGGTTATTTTAACTCCTGCAGAAAAAACAATTGAGTATTCAAGAACTCTGGCCGAAGAAATGGCTGATTCAGGCGAATATCACATGCTCAATCAGTTTGCGAATGACGATAATTATAAAATGCACTACCGCACTACTGGGCCAGAAATATGGAAAGATACCAAAGGTCATATAACTCACTTCGTTTCAGCGATGGGGACAACTGGTACAATCATGGGTGTTTCCCGGTATTTAAAAGAGCAAAATAAGAACGTACAAATAGTGGGCACACAACCCACTGAAGGCTCCAGCATACCTGGTATAAGAAGGTGGTCTCCTGAATTTTTACCTAAAATTTATGAGCCCGATCGTGTTGACAGCATTGTAGAAGTAAGCACCGAACAAGCTACTAACATGACCAGAAGAATGGCCTCAGAAGAGGCAATTCTTGCCGGGATGAGTAGCGGTGGAGCCTTATTCGCAGCATTGGAAGTAGCCAAAGGCCTCAGTCAGGGAGTAATTGTTTGTATTACCTGCGATAGAGGCGATCGATACCTAAGTTCCGACCTGTTTGCTGAAAATTAA
- a CDS encoding serine O-acetyltransferase: MRKQLAFVEEKFINQLFSDYQKASDCPQPAAVVHLFESILHILYPELSRLTFHDIDQFKGHIQDVKSELHEIIQKDTCDQPTIKDVTSSFMNSLPSIKLMLDEDIEALFAGDPAAKSKTEVIRTYPGFFAIAAHRIAHQFSLFNLELIPRIISEYAHSKTGIDIHPSATIGKSFCIDHGTGVVIGETTLIGNHVKIYQGVTLGALSVKKEDAKTKRHPTIEDNVVIYSGATILGGKTVIGRDSIIGGNVWITESVPQKSRLTYVENQKINQRIENH, encoded by the coding sequence TTGAGAAAACAATTAGCGTTCGTGGAAGAGAAATTCATCAATCAATTATTTTCTGATTATCAAAAGGCTTCGGATTGCCCACAACCTGCGGCAGTAGTTCATTTATTTGAATCTATATTGCACATCCTCTACCCTGAATTATCCCGTTTAACTTTTCATGATATAGATCAATTTAAAGGGCATATTCAGGATGTGAAGTCAGAACTTCATGAAATTATTCAAAAAGATACATGCGACCAGCCTACTATTAAAGATGTTACCTCAAGCTTTATGAACAGCCTTCCGTCCATTAAATTAATGCTGGATGAGGATATTGAGGCTTTGTTTGCGGGCGATCCAGCAGCTAAATCAAAAACAGAAGTCATTAGAACATACCCGGGCTTTTTTGCCATTGCTGCTCACCGCATTGCACACCAGTTTTCTTTATTCAATCTTGAACTTATCCCTAGAATAATATCTGAATATGCCCACAGCAAAACTGGCATCGACATCCACCCTTCAGCTACAATTGGCAAATCATTTTGTATTGATCATGGTACAGGTGTTGTAATTGGTGAAACTACGCTGATTGGCAATCATGTGAAAATTTATCAGGGTGTTACGCTCGGGGCCTTGAGTGTTAAAAAAGAAGATGCCAAAACAAAAAGGCACCCTACTATTGAAGATAATGTAGTCATTTATTCAGGTGCTACTATCTTAGGTGGAAAAACAGTCATTGGAAGAGATTCCATTATTGGAGGTAATGTTTGGATAACTGAGAGCGTTCCCCAAAAATCACGACTCACTTATGTGGAAAATCAAAAAATAAATCAACGTATCGAAAACCATTAG
- a CDS encoding TerB family tellurite resistance protein, producing MKFTEILNLFKQGKSQAHSHIKNLIEIAAADGNFDDVEYKLLQSIAKKHGISESKLKEIQNNPESVEFEVPEKAEDKFGQFYDLVHMMIVDKEIHHEEMKLCNLFGAKFGYDKKRMDELIKTIQGNIENGNSSDDTYKRIAWML from the coding sequence ATGAAGTTCACTGAAATACTCAACCTTTTCAAACAAGGAAAAAGTCAGGCTCATAGCCATATAAAAAACTTGATTGAAATAGCTGCAGCAGATGGCAACTTTGATGATGTAGAATACAAGCTGCTTCAATCTATTGCTAAAAAGCATGGAATATCTGAATCAAAATTAAAGGAGATTCAAAATAATCCTGAATCCGTAGAGTTTGAGGTGCCTGAGAAAGCAGAAGACAAATTTGGTCAGTTCTATGATCTTGTTCATATGATGATTGTTGACAAAGAAATACACCACGAAGAAATGAAGCTGTGCAATTTATTTGGTGCAAAATTCGGTTACGATAAAAAAAGAATGGACGAACTGATTAAAACAATCCAGGGAAATATTGAGAACGGTAACTCCTCTGATGACACATACAAAAGAATAGCCTGGATGTTATAA